The following are encoded in a window of Eriocheir sinensis breed Jianghai 21 chromosome 35, ASM2467909v1, whole genome shotgun sequence genomic DNA:
- the LOC127007440 gene encoding titin-like isoform X1: MKLLVVVAAVTVLGCQTQAVELVWDDSDWKPILSPCPTCRQGKAINDKVVARSPQGRTVPAPQGSSDVQITSLPSGPFIKEADLVHTLSSSFVREASVSALRPNKPQGGKSDRRKPSLVPSRRAQSQRVSSGGVQLIYLPEGSLQQLSSARAARIIPTRTPLQKSGDLLEVSPQPLPEFVQNVGFSDKQKRDQSGRIISGGVSNALPVSILTTPDQQQEAKEKLRLLEAALTAPEENQPNENGRLPRVFIAPSHVAPPPGYVKIPLVPHGEPGASTIPSGDGKLPQTFLTSDKSSPPPGFIKIDLPEGVSQLSRGIPVVVPNDLPPRSSSERTRALEILGANRQARTSKSQRPTVQTLQREEAKFASTPLPPLREQQESPRRPSPARGQPRFPSRPEQPPNFLQFSQPSQPLPQPNQAVSRPNQPKQPFPEQPQFIAVFPPLPTQRPAQKSTLQEQSLPRPVSTPRPLPSSVPEEPFSFTEQPLRRPNQPITQTDRPFTSKETTSQTSQLLPQSNQPSEPQKPIPQAKRPILQSAHRIPQIGQSFLQFGRPSRPNPSDLPLQQPDKPSLQPVLSSQQPDRPFQPNQPFPQPGQPFQRQPGQPFPRQPGQPFPRQPGQPFPRQPSQPFPQPGQPFPQPGQSFPQQGQPFPQPGQLFPQQGQPFPQPGQSPSQPGQPFPQPNQLFSQQGQPFPPPGRSPPQPGQPDQPFPRPGQLSPLPGQPFTQPGQPGQNDRPFSQPKQPDQPFSQTRPPFTQPDQPIDHTHQPPSSPRQSFQQDEQTFPQPSQPFPQPGQPSPQPGHPFPQPDQSTPQPGQHSQPSLEPDQSTSQPDQSTPQPGQSGHRSQSPLQPGQVFPQPGKPFSQSRQPGKIEQSIPQQEQPFPQPGQSFSRQPGHSFSQQPGQSFSQQSGQSFPQQPGQSFSQQSGQSFSQQSGQSFPQQPGQSFPQQSGQSFPQQSGQPFARQPGHPLAQPNRPFLQPGQPPRPPGQVFLRPDQSPSQPTQPDPASEFTLPQTGQSFPQGAQSSPPRFSQPNQSFPQSDPPFSQTLPHFGPPPRQPFNTSPTPPITTPLNSESTPESEIRPSTLQATLRPRFTSPSTQRQSSTFDTTPRPILTSPSTQRPSSTFQPTTNPGFTTRFTQRPSTIFQTTPRPNFISQSTPKPSSTFRTTPRPNFVSQSPPRLSSTFQPSLSPNFIPQSTQRPHSFQPTPRPSFTSPSTTQRITPASRPSFPSLSTPHPRFPSNSFVTQDEENTSEPPFIPHSSPFTTPSPAFPKITNPLDTASGSQALSIPGAVSHSPPRFASSVTPRPFSTTVRPQTVSFEESSKPSSLSSKKPFVSSTLRPQPVSFSGFPSPLPTSIPKPQPVSPTPRPLRLPTFAPFGSVKRPPSRQSEDKRPKQFPHDRIPSFRDSQESLVSQPQAPRRPNFAPFQPPSLTSTQIEEQTTPFQPEDTTERFLSTVSSAQPSTTTTTTPRVTTFKPRFDFNIANRRPFLRRKQQPNNPPNKEDEGAVKKEADTTLKKDVGEKKTETVTLFPPFSVARTLNPLLAQKEGANDEETSDGVRVPPTGVFGRRLKPRTRRPLNRPRSEDSVTDSDPADEDIPVTGTATRLDSQNRGRVRSQLGLRGRELPEWLKARRRNRGRGRLRGTEAPKETENEQLEDAPVDILENNGFNAAESTVVEFSSPFENRVAQPLSPHDALKQLAEDAAEDIVVKEIVEHLDTAGETVVDHVTYAGEKIVETGSLGRLENPQEHSEDFVEQPAFSARFREIKREPAEEPEHIYNEPEPETKAEPEPELDGEPEPEAEPEPEPVSELEAEPEPKPKAEVLDDGATTEPEPEPQHQPQYVSEDDLPDKPETPLPHYRFSRLPSSPSTLPDPLKPAPISSPAFLPFPRQLPSEPSVIQFSDPSTENHNSRGSWNQTQKDQEAVAPESINDPSNSDHNDRVTVGVASTHNIDEGARDPLGYESDISYYHVTTEFPETSSLFPNDHFTTLSPGESEDYYSYEYDDLYDDPAEQSKDQKFGGSSAQVVFAVPVTKYVPELVLTTTPAAERVEAFSEATNSEMTIFEGSQVTAEGSQWATETPQVTSSPEDTSHMLRETTVTQVTEEVPQTTDVPEVTDEMVEVTEEVMVVTEVVPQMTTEDAVAETITESPVTSETTLMPDDTTTEREGAVHQSHADGTSSTPKPAAPVITFLPFPFTTTTTPTTTSTTTSRPRPVSIRPLHARLLNAGKKKVSPSVASAKKDSGALKIVAKSTVAEIQSSDPVICFPGHPCVRAVGVGRLLPP, translated from the exons ATGAAGCT ATTGGTAGTGGTGGCGGCCGTCACGGTGCTAGGATGCCAGACTCAGGCCGTGGAGCTCGTGTGGGACGACAGTGACTGGAAGCCCATCCTCTCTCCATGCCCAACTTGCCGACAAGGGAAGGCTATTAATGACAAGGTTGTGGCCAGAAGTCCACAAGGCAGAACCGTCCCGGCGCCGCAGGGTTCATCAGATGTTCAAATCACGTCACTGCCCAGTGGACCTTTCATCAAGGAGGCAGACCTTGTCCACACTCTGTCTTCGAGCTTCGTCCGAGAGGCGTCAGTTTCCGCCTTACGGCCCAACAAGCCTCAAGGTGGGAAGTCTGATCGTAGAAAGCCCAGCCTCGTTCCAAGTCGCCGTGCACAGTCCCAGCGTGTTTCTTCCGGCGGCGTGCAGTTGATCTACCTTCCAGAGGGTTCCCTCCAGCAACTCAGCTCTGCCAGGGCTGCCCGTATTATCCCGACCCGAACACCTCTCCAAAAAAGTGGCGACTTGTTGGAGGTGTCCCCGCAGCCCTTGCCTGAGTTTGTGCAAAACGTGGGTTTCTCTGATAAacaaaaaagagatcagtcgggacGAATAATATCAGGTGGTGTGTCCAATGCCCTACCAGTATCTATTCTCACCACTCCTGACCAGCAACAAGAAGCCAAGGAAAAGTTGAGGCTTTTGGAAGCTGCATTAACAGCTCCTGAGGAAAACCAACCAAATGAGAATGGTCGGCTGCCGCGAGTGTTCATTGCTCCATCTCACGTGGCACCTCCTCCAGGCTATGTCAAAATCCCTCTTGTGCCGCATGGTGAGCCAGGTGCTTCCACCATCCCGTCGGGAGATGGAAAACTTCCGCAAACTTTCCTTACTTCTGACAAGAGCTCACCCCCTCCTGGCTTCATCAAAATCGATCTGCCAGAGGGTGTGAGTCAGCTCTCACGGGGCATCCCTGTTGTGGTTCCCAATGACCTGCCTCCACGATCCTCCTCAGAACGCACTAGAGCTCTAGAGATCCTTGGTGCTAATCGCCAGGCCCGGACCAGCAAGAGCCAGAGGCCAACAGTCCAAACTCTTCAACGGGAAGAAGCCAAATTTGCTTCCACTCCATTGCCGCCTCTTCGTGAACAGCAAGAATCTCCTCGTCGACCATCCCCAGCACGCGGCCAGCCTCGCTTTCCTTCACGCCCAGAGCAGCCTCCTAATTTCCTGCAGTTCAGTCAACCCTCACAGCCCCTCCCTCAACCTAACCAGGCTGTGTCCAGACCCAACCAGCCAAAACAGCCCTTCCCTGAGCAACCACAATTTATCGCAGTattccctcctttacccacccagCGGCCTGCCCAGAAATCCACTCTCCAAGAGCAGTCTCTCCCACGACCTGTAAGCACTCCACGGCCCCTCCCATCTTCCGTGCCTGAGGAACCTTTCTCATTCACTGAGCAGCCCTTGCGACGGCCAAATCAGCCCatcacccagacagacagacccttCACCTCCAAAGAAACCACATCGCAGACTAGCCAACTTCTTCCTCAGTCTAATCAGCCTTCAGAGCCTCAGAAACCAATCCCACAAGCCAAAAGACCCATTCTGCAGAGTGCCCATCGCATCCCACAAATTGGCCAGTCCTTCCTTCAGTTTGGCCGACCTTCAAGGCCAAATCCATCTGACCTGCCTTTGCAACAGCCTGATAAACCTTCCTTACAACCTGTCTTGTCCTCTCAGCAACCTGATCGTCCTTTCCAGCCTAACCAGCCATTCCCACAGCCTGGCCAGCCATTCCAACGTCAGCCAGGCCAGCCATTCCCACGTCAGCCAGGCCAGCCGTTCCCACGTCAGCCAGGCCAGCCATTCCCACGTCAGCCAAGCCAGCCATTCCCACAGCCAGGCCAGCCATTCCCACAACCTGGCCAGTCATTCCCACAGCAAGGTCAACCATTCCCACAACCAGGTCAGCTATTCCCACAGCAAGGCCAACCATTCCCACAGCCTGGTCAGTCACCTTCACAGCCTGGCCAGCCATTCCCACAGCCTAACCAGCTATTCTCACAGCAAGGCCAGCCATTCCCACCGCCTGGTCGGTCACCCCCACAGCCTGGCCAGCCTGACCAGCCATTCCCAAGGCCTGGACAACTTTCCCCACTTCCAGGGCAACCATTCACACAGCCTGGTCAACCTGGACAGAATGACCGTCCATTCTCACAACCTAAACAGCCTGACCAGCCATTCTCACAGACTAGGCCACCATTCACGCAGCCTGACCAGCCTATTGACCATACTCACCAACCTCCCTCATCGCCTCGTCAGTCCTTCCAACAAGATGAGCAAACTTTCCCGCAACCAAGTCAACCCTTCCCCCAGCCTGGCCAGCCTTCCCCCCAGCCTGGCCATCCATTCCCACAGCCTGATCAGTCAACTCCACAGCCTGGACAGCATAGCCAACCTTCCCTGGAGCCTGATCAATCAACCTCACAGCCTGATCAGTCAACCCCACAGCCTGGACAGTCTGGACACCGGAGCCAGTCTCCCCTGCAACCTGGGCAGGTCTTCCCACAGCCTGGGAAACCATTTTCACAGTCCAGACAGCCTGGCAAAATTGAACAATCTATCCCACAGCAAGAACAGCCATTCCCACAGCCTGGACAGTCATTCTCACGGCAGCCTGGACACTCATTCTCACAGCAGCCTGGACAGTCATTCTCACAGCAGTCGGGACAATCATTCCCACAGCAGCCTGGACAGTCATTCTCACAGCAGTCTGGACAGTCATTCTCACAGCAGTCTGGACAGTCATTCCCACAGCAGCCTGGACAGTCATTCCCACAGCAGTCTGGACAGTCATTCCCACAGCAGTCTGGACAGCCATTCGCACGGCAGCCTGGACACCCATTGGCTCAGCCTAACCGGCCATTCCTGCAACCTGGacagcctcctcgtcctcctggtCAGGTATTCCTACGGCCTGACCAGTCTCCTTCACAACCTACCCAGCCTGATCCTGCTAGCGAGTTCACTCTTCCACAAACCGGCCAATCATTCCCACAGGGTGCTCAGTCTTCACCGCCACGTTTCTCCCAGCCTAACCAGTCTTTCCCACAGTCTGACCCACCGTTCTCACAGACTCTTCCACATTTTGGACCCCCTCCACGCCAGCCTTTCAATACATCTCCAACCCCTCCAATCACAACACCCTTGAACAGTGAGTCAACTCCAGAATCTGAGATAAGACCCTCAACACTTCAGGCCACCCTGAGGCCCAGATTCACATCTCCATCTACTCAGAGGCAAAGTTCTACTTTCGATACAACACCAAGGCCGATTTTAACTTCACCTTCCACCCAAAGACCAAGTTCCACCTTCCAGCCTACTACCAACCCGGGATTTACTACCCGGTTTACCCAAAGGCCAAGTACTATCTTCCAGACCACTCCAAGACCGAACTTTATTTCACAGTCCACTCCCAAACCAAGTTCTACTTTCAGGACAACTCCCAGGCCGAACTTTGTTTCGCAATCCCCTCCCAGGTTAAGTTCTACATTCCAACCATCTCTATCACCAAATTTCATTCCACAGTCCACTCAAAGGCCACATTCTTTCCAACCTACTCCAAGACCATCTTTCACTTCCCCGTCCACCACTCAGAGAATAACTCCAGCTTCTCGGCCAAGCTTCCCCTCTCTGTCTACTCCACACCCCAGATTCCCATCCAATTCTTTTGTTACCCAGGATGAAGAAAACACCTCTGagcctcctttcatccctcactcctcACCATTTACTActccctctcctgccttccccAAAATCACTAACCCCCTAGACACTGCATCTGGATCCCAAGCTCTTTCCATCCCAGGAGCAGTGTCTCATTCTCCACCAAGATTTGCTTCCTCTGTCACTCCAAGACCCTTTAGCACCACTGTGAGGCCACAAACTGTCTCTTTTGAGGAGTCTTCAAagccttcttcactttcctccaagAAGCCTTTCGTGTCTTCCACTCTGAGACCTCAACCAGTCTCCTTCTCAGGCTTCCCTTCACCTTTACCAACATCCATTCCGAAGCCCCAACCAGTTTCTCCTACCCCTCGTCCCCTCCGCCTTCCTACCTTTGCACCTTTTGGATCAGTCAAGAGGCCACCATCACGCCAGTCAGAAGACAAGAGACCCAAACAGTTCCCTCATGATCGCATTCCTTCCTTCCGGGATTCTCAAGAGTCTTTAGTTTCACAGCCACAGGCACCTCGAAGGCCAAACTTTGCGCCATTCCAACCACCTTCATTGACGTCCACCCAAATTGAGGAACAGACCACTCCCTTCCAGCCTGAGGATACCACTGAAAGATTCCTCTCCACTGTCTCTAGCGCCCagccctcaaccaccaccaccaccacacccagggTCACCACCTTCAAGCCAAGGTTTGATTTCAATATTGCTAACAGACGCCCGTTCCTTCGCCGTAAACAACAGCCTAATAATCCACCTAATAAAGAGGATGAGGGAGCGGTGAAGAAAGAAGCTGATACAACACTTAAAAAAGATGTTGGtgagaaaaagacagagacagTCACTCTTTTCCCGCCCTTCTCTGTTGCCCGCACACTCAACCCTCTGCTAGCACAAAAGGAAGGTGCCAACGATGAGGAAACTTCTGACGGGGTGAGGGTCCCTCCAACAGGTGTCTTCGGAAGGCGCCTCAAACCTCGAACCCGACGACCACTTAACCGTCCAAGGTCTGAGGATTCTGTCACGGACAGTGACCCGGCCGATGAGGACATACCTGTAACCGGCACTGCGACAAGACTTGATAGTCAAAACAGAGGAAGAGTTCGTTCCCAGTTAGGTCTCAGGGGTCGTGAACTCCCAGAGTGGCTGAAGGCTCGCCGGCGTAACCGTGGACGTGGACGTCTTAGGGGAACAGAAGCTCCCAAGGAGACGGAGAATGAACAGTTAGAGGATGCACCTGTGGACATACTTGAGAACAATGGGTTCAATGCTGCAGAGTCTACCGTGGTAGAATTCAGCAGCCCATTTGAAAACAGAGTGGCGCAGCCTCTCAGCCCCCATGATGCCTTAAAACAGCTAGCAGAAGATGCTGCAGAAGACATTGTTGTCAAAGAAATAGTAGAACACTTAGATACTGCAGGGGAAACTGTGGTCGACCATGTCACTTATGCAGGCGAAAAAATTGTTGAAACAGGCTCTCTTGGCAGACTTGAAAATCCTCAAGAACACAGCGAGGATTTCGTAGAGCAGCCTGCCTTCTCTGCCCGATTCAGAGAGATCAAGCGGGAGCCAGCAGAAGAGCCAGAACACATCTATAATGAGCCCGAGCCTGAAACCAAGGCTGAGCCAGAGCCTGAACTGGATGgtgagcctgagcctgaagctgagcctgagcctgaacctgtGTCTGAACTTGAGGCTGAGCCTGAGCCTAAGCCCAAAGCAGAGGTCCTCGATGATGGCGCCACAACTGAGCCGGAGCCCGAGCCGCAGCACCAACCACAGTATGTATCTGAAGACGACCTTCCCGACAAACCAGAGACGCCCCTCCCTCATTATCGCTTTTCAAGGTTACCCTCATCTCCCTCAACTCTCCCTGACCCCTTGAAGCCAGCCCCCATATCCTCCCCAGCCTTCCTGCCATTTCCCAGACAGCTCCCTAGTGAGCCTTCTGTAATTCAGTTTTCAGACCCCTCCACAGAAAATCATAATAGCAGAGGTTCATGGAATCAGACTCAAAAAGACCAAGAAGCTGTGGCCCCAGAAAGCATTAATGACCCTTCCAACAGCGACCATAATGATAGAGTGACTGTGGGCGTAGCCAGTACCCATAATATCGACGAGGGGGCAAGGGATCCTCTAGGATACGAGAGTGACATTTCCTACTACCATGTTACCACAGAATTTCCGGAGACCTCATCTTTGTTTCCTAATGACCACTTCACTACTCTTTCCCCAGGCGAGTCAGAGGACTACTACAGCTATGAATATGATGACCTGTACGACGACCCCGCAGAGCAGAGTAAAGATCAGAAATTCGGCGGCAGCAGTGCCCAGGTTGTCTTCGCTGTCCCAGTCACAAAGTATGTTCCAGAGCTTGTGCTGACGACTACACCAGCGGCTGAGAGAGTCGAGGCTTTTAGTGAAGCCACTAACTCTGAGATGACTATTTTTGAGGGCAGCCAAGTGACCGCCGAGGGCTCACAATGGGCCACCGAGACTCCTCAGGTGACCAGCTCACCCGAGGATACTTCACATATGCTTCGAGAAACCACGGTGACCCAGGTGACCGAGGAAGTGCCCCAGACAACTGACGTGCCGGAGGTGACCGATGAGATGGTCGAGGTGACggaagaggtgatggtggtgacagagGTGGTGCCACAGATGACTACCGAAGATGCAGTAGCAGAAACAATCACAGAATCTCCGGTGACAAGCGAAACTACCTTGATGCCTGACGACACCACTACTGAGAGGGAGGGCGCGGTGCATCAGTCACACGCCGATGGGACTTCCTCCACTCCGAAACCCGCTGCGCCTGTTatcacattccttccttttcccttcaccactaccaccacccccacgaccacctctaccaccacctccaggcCACGCCCAGTGTCCATCAGGCCGCTTCATGCTCGTCTGCTGAACGCAGGGAAGAAGAAAGTGTCTCCAAGCGTGGCTTCCGCCAAGAAAGATTCTGGGGCTCTTAAGATTGTGGCTAAATCAACCGTGGCAGAGATCCAGTCCTCTGACCCCGTCATTTGCTTCCCTGGGCACCCCTGCGTCAGGGCCGTGGGTGTCGGGCGCCTCTTGCCTCCCTAA